A single region of the Dehalococcoidia bacterium genome encodes:
- a CDS encoding polyprenyl synthetase family protein, whose product MRIETIFEPVKNEMPLVMETLGSVADVDYPQLADIARHVMSGLGKGIRPALTLLSGKFNQYNLDRLVPMAAATELLHVASLVHDDTIDKSPLRRGLPTLYNIWGDSAATIAGDYLFAKSAELAAVPGNLRAVRLFAQTLMALAKGELEENLSVYDWQQSREDYFRRITGKTAALFAMAAESGAILSDSPEEHVQSLKSYGLNLGLAFQVIDDLLDFTGDEAVMGKPVGNDLLQGILTLPALLYLEQRPDDNPVKRGFENKGKGKELRHAITQIQQSPFIAESYSVAKDLVQRAKQSINPLPDSPAKSSLLSLADYVLERDK is encoded by the coding sequence ATGAGGATCGAAACCATTTTCGAGCCTGTCAAAAACGAGATGCCCCTGGTGATGGAAACGCTGGGAAGCGTCGCCGATGTCGATTATCCGCAGCTTGCCGATATCGCCAGACATGTGATGAGCGGCCTTGGCAAAGGGATTCGTCCAGCCCTTACCCTGCTCTCCGGAAAGTTTAACCAATACAATCTGGATCGGCTGGTCCCGATGGCTGCCGCCACGGAGTTGCTCCACGTGGCTTCTCTGGTTCACGATGATACCATCGATAAGTCGCCGCTCCGAAGAGGTCTTCCAACGCTCTATAACATCTGGGGCGATAGCGCCGCCACCATAGCAGGCGACTACCTCTTTGCCAAATCTGCCGAACTGGCCGCCGTCCCCGGGAATCTAAGGGCGGTCAGACTTTTTGCCCAGACGCTGATGGCATTGGCCAAAGGTGAACTGGAAGAGAATTTGAGCGTCTATGACTGGCAGCAGAGCCGGGAAGACTACTTCAGGCGAATAACCGGAAAAACCGCTGCCCTGTTTGCCATGGCTGCCGAGTCGGGCGCCATTCTCAGTGATAGCCCCGAGGAGCACGTTCAATCTCTCAAGTCGTATGGTCTGAATCTGGGCCTTGCATTCCAGGTTATCGACGACTTGCTGGACTTCACCGGGGATGAGGCGGTGATGGGCAAGCCAGTAGGCAATGATCTCCTCCAAGGCATATTGACACTGCCTGCCCTACTCTACCTTGAACAGCGCCCGGACGATAACCCTGTTAAGCGAGGATTCGAGAACAAAGGGAAGGGAAAAGAGTTGCGTCATGCCATCACGCAAATACAGCAATCGCCTTTCATCGCAGAGTCTTATTCCGTAGCCAAAGACCTCGTTCAGAGAGCCAAGCAATCTATCAATCCCCTGCCCGATAGCCCGGCCAAGAGTTCGCTGTTGAGCTTGGCTGACTACGTACTGGAACGCGATAAGTAG
- a CDS encoding MFS transporter translates to MEESKTRVPSHNLILFAVCAGIFVAALDQTVIYGALNEIMFDLHMNVTRLDQVSWLVSGYLLGYTFAMPLVGRISDVYGHRRMYILSLLVFMVGSVLIALMASFNYILAARVVQAIGGGAVVPVGMAIIGDTYPLARRAIALGILGGAVELGGALGPLYGSVIAEYLDWHWIFWINVPVGLIVIPLIYFFVKPSQQVRASVDYRGGLMIAAALAFMSIGLSQQLHRPNAEFYMAGLLLASIFLFGLFILREQRAAEPLVKLHLFRDSTFSAANITHLFIGGALIIAIVIVPVMAATLMGVEGVGLGLRLGRLTFAIPIGAVIGGFLCHRLGYRIPTAVGLLLSAGGFLFLWRWTDSVAEPWLTIHLVMCGLGFGLVIAPITTAVLNSVGEGDRGVASALVTSMRMIGMIIGLALMNSWGMGHFHVMAAGMSLQQIEDKLPPLVLDLFHNFFLAAAIVCLLALVPAMWIRRREELSES, encoded by the coding sequence ATGGAAGAATCCAAGACGAGAGTCCCTTCCCATAATCTCATCCTCTTTGCTGTTTGTGCTGGCATTTTTGTTGCTGCCCTTGACCAGACAGTGATATACGGCGCTCTCAATGAGATCATGTTTGATCTTCACATGAATGTCACCCGCCTGGACCAAGTGTCATGGCTAGTCAGTGGCTATCTTCTGGGATATACGTTCGCGATGCCTCTGGTGGGGCGAATCTCCGACGTCTACGGTCATCGTCGAATGTACATCCTCTCGCTGCTGGTTTTTATGGTAGGCTCAGTACTGATTGCATTGATGGCCAGCTTTAACTATATTCTGGCCGCCCGGGTGGTGCAGGCAATTGGGGGGGGGGCGGTAGTGCCAGTTGGCATGGCTATTATCGGGGATACCTATCCGCTAGCCAGAAGAGCCATCGCCCTGGGAATTCTCGGCGGGGCAGTGGAACTGGGAGGAGCGCTCGGTCCTCTGTATGGTTCTGTAATTGCCGAATATCTCGATTGGCATTGGATATTCTGGATCAACGTTCCTGTGGGGCTGATAGTTATTCCACTGATATACTTTTTTGTAAAACCGAGCCAGCAGGTCCGGGCATCGGTGGATTACCGGGGTGGTCTGATGATTGCGGCGGCGCTTGCTTTCATGAGCATTGGGCTCTCGCAACAACTGCACCGTCCAAATGCCGAGTTTTATATGGCTGGTTTGCTGTTAGCTTCCATCTTCCTCTTCGGGTTGTTTATCCTTCGAGAACAGAGGGCGGCAGAGCCTCTTGTCAAACTTCATCTGTTTAGAGATAGCACCTTCTCTGCGGCTAACATCACTCATTTGTTCATCGGTGGCGCGCTTATCATCGCTATTGTTATCGTTCCCGTAATGGCTGCTACACTTATGGGAGTGGAAGGCGTGGGACTGGGACTGAGGCTGGGGCGGCTTACCTTTGCTATCCCTATCGGAGCGGTGATAGGAGGTTTTCTGTGCCATCGATTGGGATATCGCATTCCCACGGCTGTGGGGTTGCTCCTGAGCGCCGGGGGGTTCTTGTTTTTGTGGCGGTGGACAGATTCAGTGGCTGAACCCTGGCTCACGATACACCTGGTAATGTGCGGCCTTGGATTTGGGCTGGTCATCGCGCCTATCACCACTGCTGTCCTCAACTCAGTCGGTGAGGGAGATCGGGGGGTCGCCTCGGCACTGGTGACATCAATGCGCATGATCGGGATGATCATCGGGCTGGCGCTGATGAATTCATGGGGAATGGGTCATTTTCATGTAATGGCAGCCGGGATGTCACTGCAACAAATTGAGGATAAACTCCCCCCGCTGGTGCTGGACCTCTTTCACAACTTCTTCCTTGCCGCTGCAATCGTGTGCCTGCTGGCGCTTGTGCCGGCAATGTGGATTCGGCGCAGAGAAGAATTGAGTGAGTCCTGA
- the metG gene encoding methionine--tRNA ligase has translation MPENILVAAAWPYANGPLHLGHLAGAYLPADIFARYHRLKGDRVLMVSGSDMHGTPITVRAEKEGTTPEQVATASHQSFLDSWKKVGISFDLFTSTHTVNHTRVVHDIFNTLNQKGYIYKASMPSAYCPKCQRFLPDRYVEGECPYCHASGARGDQCDACGKPINPSELINLRCILCGGSPEIRETEHFFFKLSAFSEQLESWARTQNQWRPNVLSFTLRYINEGLRDRAITRDLEWGVPVPIAGFDSKRIYVWFEAVIGYLSASQEWAQIHGDPEMWRPFWQKDAKAYYFIGKDNIPFHTLIWPAMLMGYEGLNLPYDVPANEFLTLEARKFSTSRNWAVWLPDYLERYDPDPLRYILSVNMPETGDTDFSWREFVRRNNDELVATYGNLVNRVVSFTYRNFDGHIPPVGELDAADNALLGKARAALGSVGQSLSACHFKEGIKAAFAFAQEANRYLDEKAPWKAIKQNKEAAGQTLAVALGAISCLATVLYPYLPFSSEKVHRLLGSAGDIRDGGWNFKFPLTGQALAQPEPLFKKLDEDVVAAETSRLG, from the coding sequence ATGCCTGAAAATATCCTTGTGGCAGCTGCCTGGCCTTATGCCAATGGCCCACTTCATCTAGGACATCTGGCCGGAGCCTATCTTCCAGCCGATATCTTCGCCCGATACCATCGCCTTAAGGGAGATCGGGTATTAATGGTTTCAGGCAGCGACATGCACGGCACTCCTATCACGGTCAGAGCAGAGAAAGAGGGAACGACTCCTGAGCAGGTGGCAACCGCCAGTCACCAGAGCTTTCTGGACTCATGGAAGAAGGTAGGAATTTCCTTTGACCTGTTTACTTCCACCCACACAGTCAATCACACCCGGGTGGTTCATGACATTTTCAACACCCTCAACCAAAAGGGCTACATTTACAAAGCCAGCATGCCGTCTGCCTACTGCCCGAAATGCCAGCGATTCCTTCCCGATCGCTACGTCGAAGGCGAGTGCCCATACTGCCACGCTTCCGGTGCGCGAGGAGACCAGTGTGATGCCTGTGGCAAGCCGATAAATCCCAGCGAGTTGATCAACCTGCGCTGCATCCTCTGCGGCGGATCCCCTGAAATCCGGGAGACAGAGCATTTCTTTTTCAAGCTGTCGGCGTTCAGTGAACAATTGGAATCCTGGGCAAGGACACAGAATCAGTGGAGACCGAACGTGCTCAGCTTCACCCTGAGGTATATCAATGAAGGTCTTCGGGATCGAGCTATCACTCGCGACCTGGAATGGGGTGTTCCCGTTCCAATCGCCGGATTTGATAGCAAGCGCATCTATGTTTGGTTTGAAGCCGTGATCGGATATCTCTCGGCCAGCCAGGAATGGGCACAGATCCACGGCGATCCGGAGATGTGGCGACCGTTCTGGCAAAAGGATGCTAAAGCCTATTACTTCATCGGGAAGGACAATATTCCTTTTCACACCCTCATCTGGCCCGCGATGCTGATGGGCTACGAGGGACTCAATTTACCTTATGATGTCCCAGCCAACGAGTTCTTGACACTGGAGGCCAGGAAATTCTCCACCAGCCGCAACTGGGCGGTCTGGCTTCCCGATTATCTAGAACGCTATGATCCTGATCCGCTCCGTTATATTCTTTCAGTAAATATGCCGGAGACCGGCGATACCGATTTCTCCTGGCGAGAATTCGTGCGGCGTAATAATGATGAACTGGTGGCTACCTATGGCAACCTCGTCAATCGGGTGGTCAGCTTTACCTATCGCAATTTCGATGGGCATATCCCACCGGTTGGAGAACTCGATGCTGCCGATAATGCGCTTCTTGGAAAAGCAAGGGCCGCCTTGGGTAGCGTCGGCCAATCCCTCTCAGCGTGCCACTTTAAGGAAGGGATAAAGGCTGCGTTTGCGTTTGCCCAGGAGGCCAACCGGTATCTCGACGAGAAAGCCCCGTGGAAAGCTATCAAGCAGAACAAAGAGGCTGCCGGTCAAACTCTGGCCGTAGCGCTCGGAGCGATCTCCTGTCTGGCAACAGTGCTTTATCCCTACCTGCCGTTCAGTTCAGAAAAAGTCCATCGTCTTCTTGGTTCTGCCGGAGATATCCGGGATGGCGGCTGGAATTTCAAATTCCCGCTTACCGGACAGGCGCTGGCCCAACCTGAACCCCTCTTCAAAAAGCTCGATGAAGATGTCGTCGCTGCAGAAACGAGCAGATTGGGCTAA
- the pfkA gene encoding 6-phosphofructokinase — protein sequence MKRIAVLTSGGDAPGMNAAIRSVARTAADKGWGVFGVRNGYAGLINDTMVPLGARDVGGIMQMGGTMLRSSRCPEFRTEEGRIKALRTLHEHGIEALVVIGGNGSQTGAHALSKMKFPVIGIASTIDNDLYGSEVTIGVDTALNIALESIDRLKVTASSHQRAILVEVMGRDCGYLALMSGLAGGAETVVIPEMETDPEIVASQIISAYGRGKPHALVVVAEGAKYNGIKLMEHFQKHQHRLGFDLRLTTLGHVQRGGVPSAFDRLLATRLGVAATDHLAKGEHGVLMGLIKDEIVPTPLEEVVATKKPLDLHLLELVRTLAQ from the coding sequence ATGAAAAGAATTGCAGTGTTAACCAGCGGAGGGGATGCTCCCGGCATGAATGCTGCTATCAGATCTGTGGCACGCACCGCCGCGGATAAGGGTTGGGGCGTATTCGGCGTTCGAAATGGATATGCCGGCCTTATCAATGATACGATGGTGCCGCTCGGGGCTCGGGATGTGGGCGGTATTATGCAAATGGGCGGCACTATGTTACGCAGCAGCCGCTGTCCTGAATTCAGGACAGAGGAAGGACGAATCAAAGCGCTAAGGACGCTTCATGAACATGGCATCGAGGCGCTGGTTGTCATCGGAGGAAATGGATCTCAGACCGGGGCCCACGCTCTATCCAAGATGAAGTTCCCAGTCATCGGCATTGCCTCCACTATCGATAATGACCTCTACGGATCAGAGGTTACCATCGGGGTAGACACAGCCCTGAATATAGCCCTAGAATCCATCGACAGGCTGAAAGTCACTGCCTCATCCCATCAACGAGCCATCCTTGTAGAAGTTATGGGGCGCGATTGTGGATACCTGGCTTTGATGTCCGGGCTTGCCGGTGGAGCTGAAACGGTGGTTATCCCGGAGATGGAAACAGATCCTGAAATAGTGGCCAGTCAAATCATCAGCGCCTATGGACGAGGCAAACCACACGCCCTGGTAGTGGTGGCTGAAGGTGCCAAATACAATGGCATCAAGCTCATGGAGCACTTCCAGAAACACCAGCATCGGTTGGGGTTCGATTTGCGGCTGACCACCCTGGGACACGTGCAGCGCGGCGGTGTACCCAGCGCCTTTGATCGATTGCTGGCTACCCGATTGGGCGTAGCAGCAACGGACCACCTGGCCAAAGGTGAGCACGGAGTGTTGATGGGGCTGATAAAGGACGAAATTGTGCCTACACCGCTGGAAGAAGTAGTCGCCACCAAGAAGCCACTGGATTTGCACTTGCTGGAATTGGTCAGAACCCTGGCACAGTAG
- a CDS encoding LppX_LprAFG lipoprotein, with protein MKQILLFGLMLALLVCACGKDEDSTPTLSASSLTPEEIIATASPKLDNLTSFHFALSQEGGGTPINMGLEMTGASGDIAPPDKLKMKIEATWGRMFVEAELITVGTVTYMTNPLNSSWELLSEDFNAVSLFQPGTGIKAVMESVTGLSMMTDEKSGGVICFHMSGTLFSETLNSIAVGHAAEGLPVRTDIWIGVEDFLLRKVVFDGRICEDEKEGIIRTLDISRFNQPVTIQLPE; from the coding sequence ATGAAACAAATACTCCTTTTCGGTTTGATGTTGGCGCTCTTGGTATGCGCTTGCGGAAAGGATGAGGACTCCACTCCGACACTATCGGCCTCTTCCCTTACGCCGGAAGAGATCATCGCTACGGCCTCGCCCAAACTGGATAACCTGACCAGTTTCCATTTTGCTCTAAGCCAGGAAGGTGGTGGGACCCCGATAAATATGGGACTCGAGATGACCGGAGCTTCTGGCGATATTGCGCCGCCCGATAAGCTCAAGATGAAGATCGAGGCCACATGGGGCCGAATGTTCGTTGAGGCGGAACTGATCACCGTCGGCACGGTGACCTATATGACCAATCCCCTGAACAGTAGTTGGGAACTTCTTTCGGAAGATTTTAACGCTGTCTCACTGTTCCAGCCTGGTACTGGCATCAAGGCGGTGATGGAAAGCGTCACCGGACTTTCGATGATGACGGACGAAAAGTCAGGCGGGGTCATATGCTTTCATATGAGCGGAACCCTGTTTTCTGAAACGCTGAATTCCATCGCCGTGGGGCATGCTGCTGAAGGATTGCCTGTCAGGACCGATATCTGGATCGGCGTCGAGGATTTCCTGCTTCGCAAAGTTGTCTTCGATGGCCGAATTTGTGAGGACGAGAAGGAGGGCATCATCAGGACACTGGACATTTCCAGATTCAACCAGCCCGTCACCATCCAGTTACCCGAATGA